The Deltaproteobacteria bacterium region CTCGCGCGCCGCCTTCGCGCTCGAGAAGTAGGCATACTTCCCCGCGAACTCGTCCACCTGGCTGCGGTCGACCATCGGCCGCGTGCCGGTCACCTTGCTCGCCAGCTCGAGCACGGTGGCGAGCGCGCGCACCGCGGGCACGGGCAGCTTTACCGCCGGCGCCTTCAGGCCCGTCAGCTCGGCCATCAGGTCGAAGAGCTGCTTCACGGTCACGTTCTCGCCGGCGAGGATGTACCTCTCGCCGCCCCGGCCCTTCTCCATCGCCAGGATCGCACCGCGCGCCACGTCCTCGACGTCGACCACGCTGAAGCCGCCGTCGAAGTAGACCGGCGCGCCCCGGTTCACGAACTGCACGATCTGCGCCACCGACTCGCTCGGCTTCCAGAAGCGCGGCCCGAGGATCAGGCCCGGATGGATCGAGGTCATCGCCAGCCCGGTGCGCGCGGCGATCGCGAAGGCCTCGCGCTCGGCGGCGATCTTGCCGCGAAGGTAGTGCGTGTGCGGCTCCGTGTTCGTGCGCGTCTCGTCGAAGCGCGCATCCGGCGATCCGGCGTGGCCGATCGTGCCCGAGGAGCTGGTGTACACCACCTTCTCCACGCCGGCGCGCGCCGCCGCCTCGAGCACGGTGCGCGTCCCCTCGACGCTCGGCCGGATGATGTCGCGCTCGGGGTCGGGCGACCACATCAGGAAGCCGGCCGCCGTGTGGTAGACGCGGCCGCAGCCGTCGACCGCGGCCGTGGTGGCCGTCGCGTCCATGATGTCGCCGCGCACGACCTCCACGTCGAGCCCCGCGAGCGGCGCGGGATCCGCGCTGGCGCGGATCATGGCCCGCACCCGCTCGCCGCGGGCGCAGAGCTGCCGGCAGAGGTTGTTGCCGAGGTGTCCGTTGGCCCCGGTCACGAGAGACGGTTTCATGCCGAGCGGACGTGCCATCTTTCGGTCGCTCGGGTCAAGCCGCTTGCTTCTCGGCCACTCGCTTCTCGGCGCGCGACGGCATAGATGGTTCTGAGCCATGCACATCCCGCGCTTCATGCGGAACGTGAATCGGGTGTTGACCAATCCCATCCTGGGGACGGTCGCCTGGCTCGTCCCGCCGCTGGCCGTGGTGCACCACGTCGGACGGAAGACCGGCCGCCTCTACCGCACGCCCGTGGTCGCGTTTCGGAGCGACGCGGGCTTCGTGATCCCGATGACCTACGGTCGCGACGTGGACTGGGCGCGGAACATCATTCGCGCCAACTGCTGCGAGCTGGAGCGCAGGGGACACCGGGTCGTGTTGCTAAACCCGCGCATCGTCGGGTTCGACCGCGCCAGGCGGCGCCTTCCCGCCACGCTGCGTCCGTTCTTCCGTGCCGTGGACTTCCCCGGCTACGTCCTGCTCGACGGCTGACGCGGCAGGAAAATCGCGTGGCGCGCGATGAGCGACCCTCCGCCGCCGAGACGCCGCGACAGGCGATCCGCCGGTGGCTCGCCGCCGCGCCCCATACTGCGCACGAGCTGTCCGCGCTCGTGCACCTGCCGGAGAAGGAGGTCGTCCCGCATCTCGAGCACCTCGCCCGCTCGCTGCGCGGAGCCGGAAAACGGCTCGAGATCGAGCCGGCGCGGTGCCGCGACTGCGGGTACGTCTTCCGCGATCGACGCCGGCTCGGCCGCCCGAGCGCCTGCCCCAGGTGCCGGAGCCAGCATCTCAGCGCGCCCGTGTTTCGCGTGGC contains the following coding sequences:
- a CDS encoding NAD-dependent epimerase/dehydratase family protein, whose product is MGLVNTRFTFRMKRGMCMAQNHLCRRAPRSEWPRSKRLDPSDRKMARPLGMKPSLVTGANGHLGNNLCRQLCARGERVRAMIRASADPAPLAGLDVEVVRGDIMDATATTAAVDGCGRVYHTAAGFLMWSPDPERDIIRPSVEGTRTVLEAAARAGVEKVVYTSSSGTIGHAGSPDARFDETRTNTEPHTHYLRGKIAAEREAFAIAARTGLAMTSIHPGLILGPRFWKPSESVAQIVQFVNRGAPVYFDGGFSVVDVEDVARGAILAMEKGRGGERYILAGENVTVKQLFDLMAELTGLKAPAVKLPVPAVRALATVLELASKVTGTRPMVDRSQVDEFAGKYAYFSSAKAARELGYTWLPAREVVARTVAWIVERGMVTAKRQGRLHLHGAKGVAS
- a CDS encoding nitroreductase family deazaflavin-dependent oxidoreductase, translated to MHIPRFMRNVNRVLTNPILGTVAWLVPPLAVVHHVGRKTGRLYRTPVVAFRSDAGFVIPMTYGRDVDWARNIIRANCCELERRGHRVVLLNPRIVGFDRARRRLPATLRPFFRAVDFPGYVLLDG
- a CDS encoding transcriptional regulator; protein product: MRRWLAAAPHTAHELSALVHLPEKEVVPHLEHLARSLRGAGKRLEIEPARCRDCGYVFRDRRRLGRPSACPRCRSQHLSAPVFRVAGKVPT